In the Oceanithermus desulfurans genome, one interval contains:
- a CDS encoding (Fe-S)-binding protein codes for MNTLDLERLVQDAEACVRCGLCLSVCPTYRDTQLEIQSPRGRVMLYAAHAQDQVDDPLAVLEAAYDCLDCRACQTVCPNDVKPGEAALDARVTLQQGRPPSRLVRAALALFHYPFLIDLANVLLVAYQRLGLQALVRRTRLLERLGLGKLQFAESLLPGRPVHPAMRLFHPRRVHPDGKPKGKVAFFLGCVMNLVFSEASKATVEVIRRSGWEVVIPRETTCCGAPHIEEGDWYGFERLAKQNLDHYGRLEVDYILTDCAACGAELKGYAKHFAADPVYGPLAERVAAKTRMFSEFVNAEGLPGSTRFPFATTHQHACHACHAQGVKDEPERVLRFATDYRPLEGSTDCCGSAGVYNLTHTDASMRILERKMAGVADTGAEVLTVENPGCLLQLDLGARRYGPEVRVRHIAEVVLEAMNAQEEPPR; via the coding sequence GTGAACACCCTGGACCTCGAGCGCCTGGTGCAGGACGCCGAGGCCTGCGTGCGTTGCGGGCTCTGCCTCTCGGTCTGCCCCACCTACCGCGACACCCAGCTGGAGATCCAGAGCCCCCGCGGCCGGGTCATGCTCTACGCGGCCCACGCCCAGGACCAGGTGGACGACCCGCTGGCGGTGCTCGAGGCCGCCTACGACTGCCTCGACTGCCGCGCCTGCCAGACCGTCTGCCCCAACGACGTCAAGCCGGGCGAGGCGGCGCTGGACGCGCGGGTGACCCTGCAGCAGGGCCGGCCGCCCAGCCGCCTGGTGCGGGCGGCGCTGGCCCTCTTCCACTACCCCTTTCTCATCGACCTGGCGAACGTGCTGCTCGTGGCCTACCAGCGGTTGGGTCTGCAGGCGTTGGTGCGGCGGACCAGGCTGCTCGAGCGCCTGGGGCTGGGCAAGCTGCAGTTCGCCGAGTCGCTGCTGCCCGGCCGCCCCGTCCACCCCGCCATGCGCCTCTTCCATCCCCGGCGCGTGCATCCGGACGGCAAGCCCAAGGGGAAGGTGGCCTTCTTCCTGGGTTGCGTGATGAACCTGGTCTTCTCCGAGGCCTCCAAGGCCACCGTCGAGGTCATCCGCCGCAGCGGCTGGGAGGTGGTCATTCCCCGCGAGACCACCTGCTGCGGCGCGCCCCACATCGAGGAAGGCGACTGGTACGGTTTCGAGCGCCTGGCCAAGCAGAACCTCGACCACTACGGCCGCCTCGAGGTGGACTACATCCTCACCGACTGCGCCGCCTGCGGCGCCGAGCTCAAGGGTTACGCCAAGCACTTCGCCGCGGACCCCGTCTACGGCCCCCTGGCCGAGCGCGTGGCCGCCAAGACCCGGATGTTCAGCGAGTTCGTGAACGCCGAGGGGCTGCCCGGCTCCACCCGCTTCCCCTTCGCCACCACCCACCAGCACGCCTGCCACGCCTGCCACGCCCAGGGGGTGAAGGACGAACCCGAGCGGGTGCTCCGTTTCGCCACCGACTACCGCCCGCTCGAGGGCAGCACCGACTGCTGCGGTTCCGCCGGGGTGTACAACCTCACCCACACCGACGCCAGCATGCGCATCCTCGAGCGCAAGATGGCCGGCGTGGCCGACACCGGGGCCGAGGTGCTCACCGTCGAGAACCCGGGCTGCCTCCTGCAGCTCGACCTGGGCGCGCGCCGCTACGGCCCCGAGGTGCGGGTGCGCCACATCGCCGAGGTGGTGCTGGAAGCCATGAACGCGCAAGAAGAACCGCCGCGCTAG
- the aroQ gene encoding type II 3-dehydroquinate dehydratase, whose translation MILVLNGPNLNLLGRREPELYGRMTLEELEDQIEAWAAELNVAVTLRQSNYEGQLIEWIQQAEGEGFAGIVLNPAALTHYSYALLDAIAAQPLPVVEVHLTNVHAREPFRRQSVTAAAAVGQIAGLGPLGYKYALAFLTEKAR comes from the coding sequence ATGATCCTGGTGCTCAACGGACCCAACCTGAACCTGCTCGGCCGCCGCGAGCCCGAGCTCTACGGGCGCATGACCCTCGAGGAGCTGGAAGACCAGATCGAGGCCTGGGCCGCGGAGCTGAACGTGGCCGTGACCCTGCGGCAGTCGAACTACGAAGGGCAGCTGATCGAGTGGATCCAGCAGGCCGAGGGCGAAGGGTTTGCGGGCATCGTGCTCAACCCCGCCGCGCTCACCCACTACAGCTACGCCCTCCTCGACGCCATCGCCGCCCAGCCGCTGCCGGTGGTGGAGGTCCACCTCACCAACGTCCACGCCCGCGAACCCTTCCGCAGGCAGAGCGTCACCGCCGCCGCGGCCGTGGGCCAGATCGCGGGTCTGGGGCCGCTCGGCTACAAGTACGCGCTGGCCTTTCTGACCGAAAAAGCGCGTTGA
- a CDS encoding 3-dehydroquinate synthase, giving the protein MNRLDVAPPHDHPVWIGRGLDVPTPRGPVALIFDPNVAPLARRLEAAARPRLVLELAGGESSKRLAVFERLLRELARAGLPRDAEVWAVGGGTVTDLAGFVAASYLRGLAWRAWPTTTLAVVDAAVGGKTGVNLPEGKNLVGAFHPPRGVYAELEALAGLPEARFREGLVEAFKHGLIAGDPALLAPWELSPDHPELEPYLTRAVAVKIAVVERDFRESGERMKLNLGHTLAHALEAASGHGLAHGHAVAWGLLFAALLGRELGGDDLTEPVLRLLAWTRAPAPPAGGWDDFADYIARDKKSRQDGLRWVVPYAAGDVHVQAVAEPALRAAFAAWQGYATGYPG; this is encoded by the coding sequence GTGAACCGTCTTGACGTCGCCCCCCCGCACGACCACCCGGTCTGGATCGGACGGGGTCTCGACGTTCCCACGCCGCGCGGTCCGGTGGCGCTGATCTTCGACCCCAACGTCGCCCCGCTGGCCCGGCGCCTGGAAGCCGCGGCGCGGCCGCGGCTCGTCCTCGAGCTCGCGGGTGGGGAGTCGAGCAAGCGGCTCGCCGTCTTCGAGCGGCTGCTGCGGGAACTGGCGCGGGCCGGCCTCCCCCGCGACGCCGAGGTGTGGGCGGTGGGGGGCGGCACCGTGACCGACCTGGCGGGCTTCGTGGCCGCCAGCTACCTGCGCGGCTTGGCCTGGCGGGCCTGGCCCACGACCACGCTGGCGGTGGTCGACGCCGCGGTGGGCGGCAAGACGGGGGTGAACCTGCCCGAAGGCAAGAACCTGGTGGGCGCCTTCCACCCGCCGCGCGGCGTCTACGCCGAACTGGAGGCGCTGGCCGGCCTGCCCGAGGCGAGGTTCCGCGAGGGGCTGGTCGAGGCCTTCAAGCACGGTCTGATCGCGGGCGACCCGGCGCTGCTCGCCCCCTGGGAGCTGAGCCCCGACCACCCCGAGCTGGAGCCCTACCTGACCCGCGCCGTGGCCGTGAAGATCGCCGTGGTGGAACGCGACTTCAGGGAAAGCGGCGAGCGGATGAAGCTGAACCTGGGCCACACCCTCGCCCACGCGCTGGAGGCGGCGAGCGGCCACGGCCTGGCCCACGGCCACGCGGTAGCCTGGGGCCTGCTCTTCGCGGCGCTCTTGGGTCGCGAACTGGGCGGCGACGACCTCACGGAGCCGGTCTTGCGGCTGCTGGCCTGGACGCGCGCGCCCGCGCCCCCCGCGGGCGGCTGGGACGACTTCGCGGACTATATCGCGCGCGACAAGAAGAGCCGTCAAGACGGCCTCCGCTGGGTGGTGCCCTACGCCGCCGGCGACGTGCACGTCCAAGCGGTGGCCGAACCGGCGCTGCGGGCGGCCTTCGCCGCCTGGCAGGGATACGCGACGGGGTATCCTGGGTAG
- a CDS encoding shikimate kinase, with amino-acid sequence MTRIDLPRPTTWVTLTGFMGVGKTRIGRELAQELMLHFVDLDRYIERQTGLSVADIFRYIGEAAFREMEAEAVRELVQRDHLVLSLGGGTYTNPENRRLLLERGPVVALWASPETIHSRVLRKPGQRPLLSEGDALEKIRRLLAEREAVYREAHLHASTEGRPAREVVRELIEKLWELEASGREPS; translated from the coding sequence ATGACCCGCATCGACCTGCCGCGCCCCACGACCTGGGTGACGCTCACCGGGTTCATGGGCGTGGGCAAAACCCGCATCGGGCGGGAGCTGGCGCAGGAGCTGATGCTGCACTTCGTCGACCTGGACCGCTACATCGAACGCCAGACGGGCCTCTCGGTGGCCGACATCTTCCGCTACATCGGCGAGGCGGCCTTTCGCGAGATGGAGGCCGAGGCGGTGCGCGAGCTGGTCCAGCGCGACCACTTGGTGCTCTCGCTGGGCGGGGGCACCTACACCAACCCCGAAAACCGCCGGCTGTTGCTCGAGCGCGGACCGGTGGTGGCGCTGTGGGCGAGCCCCGAGACCATCCACTCGCGGGTGCTGCGCAAACCCGGGCAGCGCCCCCTGCTCAGCGAAGGGGACGCGCTCGAAAAGATCCGCCGCCTGCTGGCCGAACGCGAAGCCGTCTACCGCGAGGCGCACCTCCACGCCTCGACCGAGGGCCGCCCCGCGCGCGAGGTCGTTCGTGAACTGATCGAAAAACTCTGGGAACTGGAGGCCTCCGGTCGTGAACCGTCTTGA
- the aroC gene encoding chorismate synthase: protein MNLRFLSAGESHGPQLTAVVDGLPAGMPLSVEDVDPWLAKRQQGYGRGRRMAIERDRVVFASGVRAGRTTGAPLTLVIENRDWKNWREIMDPAPGGEPRGRALTAPRPGHADLSGGIKYGHRDLRDVLERASARETAMRVAVGAVAHKLLELLGVESLAHVPMLGGVSSRVPFAWDLRGRIEASRLRMTDPEAEEEAVRRIDAAKAAGDTLGGLLEVRYRGLVPGLGSYVQYDRKLDGRIAQMAMSIPAVKGVEIGEGFAAAALSGSEVHDAIHRSEERGWYRTTNRAGGLEAGMTTGEELVVRAALKPIATLMKPLPTVDVVTHEAADAARERSDVTAVPAASVILEAVVAIALADAYLEKFGGDTFEEVRERVDAYRERVREY, encoded by the coding sequence GTGAATCTCAGATTTCTCTCCGCCGGCGAATCTCACGGACCGCAATTGACGGCCGTGGTGGACGGCCTTCCCGCGGGGATGCCGCTCAGCGTGGAGGACGTGGACCCCTGGCTCGCCAAGCGCCAGCAGGGGTACGGCCGCGGCCGGCGCATGGCCATCGAGCGCGACCGGGTGGTCTTCGCCTCCGGGGTGCGTGCCGGGCGCACCACGGGCGCCCCGCTGACACTCGTGATCGAGAACCGCGATTGGAAAAACTGGCGGGAGATCATGGACCCCGCACCGGGCGGCGAGCCGCGGGGGCGCGCGCTCACCGCGCCGCGGCCGGGGCACGCCGACCTGTCCGGCGGCATCAAATACGGGCACCGGGACCTGCGCGACGTGCTCGAGCGCGCCTCGGCACGCGAAACCGCCATGCGCGTGGCCGTGGGCGCGGTCGCCCACAAGCTGCTGGAGCTGCTGGGGGTGGAGAGCCTGGCCCACGTGCCCATGCTGGGTGGCGTGTCTTCGCGGGTGCCCTTCGCCTGGGACCTTCGCGGGCGCATCGAGGCGAGCCGGCTGCGCATGACCGACCCCGAAGCCGAGGAGGAGGCGGTGCGCCGCATCGACGCGGCCAAGGCCGCGGGCGACACCCTGGGGGGCCTGCTCGAGGTGCGCTACCGCGGGCTGGTGCCGGGTCTGGGAAGCTACGTGCAGTACGACCGCAAACTCGACGGCCGCATCGCCCAGATGGCGATGTCCATCCCCGCGGTCAAGGGGGTGGAGATCGGCGAGGGGTTCGCGGCCGCGGCGCTGTCCGGCTCGGAGGTGCACGACGCGATCCACCGCTCGGAAGAACGCGGCTGGTACCGCACGACCAACCGCGCCGGGGGGCTCGAGGCCGGCATGACCACGGGCGAGGAGCTGGTGGTGCGGGCGGCGCTCAAGCCCATCGCCACCCTGATGAAGCCCCTGCCCACCGTGGACGTGGTGACGCACGAGGCCGCGGACGCCGCGCGCGAGCGCTCGGACGTGACCGCGGTGCCTGCGGCGAGCGTGATCCTCGAGGCGGTGGTGGCCATCGCGCTCGCCGACGCCTACCTGGAAAAGTTCGGCGGCGACACCTTCGAAGAGGTCCGCGAGCGCGTGGACGCCTACCGGGAACGGGTGCGGGAATACTGA